From a region of the Apis mellifera strain DH4 linkage group LG2, Amel_HAv3.1, whole genome shotgun sequence genome:
- the LOC725144 gene encoding uncharacterized protein LOC725144 isoform X3 yields MLAARHRARLMMQYPNIDIQEGRRIRSVRRRLFQDDDDDNETESGRNSRIEDNVANCFFEEARKYRENAKERWNFDFEKEEPLPGRYVWVKLDQHGNEIRNPLEANSRVENIQTMQEEDAQDDDVTMQDHAEDKDDDKMTDST; encoded by the exons GGCTCGACTCATGATGCAATATCCAAACATCGATATACAAGAGGGGAGAAGGATTCGTAGCGTGCGAAGAAGACTTTTTCAAGACGACGATGACGATAATGAAACGGAATCGGGGCGAAATTCCCGTATCGAGGACAATGTTGCCAATTGTTTTTTCGAAGAGGCTCGAAAATACCGAGAGAAC GCTAAGGAGAGATGGAACTTCGACTTCGAGAAGGAGGAACCTCTACCCGGTCGTTACGTATGGGTGAAGCTTGATCAACACGGAAATGAAATTCGTAATCCGCTGGAGGCGAACAGCCGAGTAGAAAATATACAAACGATGCAGGAAGAAGACGCACAAGACGATGACGTTACGATGCAAGATCATGCGGAGGATAAGGATGACGATAAAATGACTGATAGTACGtga
- the LOC100578654 gene encoding uncharacterized protein LOC100578654 isoform X1 gives MENFVQAISVANSYFALADGLADGIHNYLSEDVILDWFGWIVEGRKNVSAFMESHDSRHIFSYIVPTTNINYKKKKLKRLFKFRSYCRQNHQEFVKKDFVDNNKEARDDESLHREVETRSSNCDFVTNVNQNEIDAKEISAMNDASFDDDLSEGDLFNLFKLEISTSSTEEIEESINRIKLEEEMAPTIKAIKRQNGPGDENVVVGLSTPKYIETYGEMEFSRRYWKRGITRLNSTMNITDILFNRTIDICNAYSVPMSSVHTWRRPCKLQIAYSTEHPTLKLSSNKKNTEKDKVRFGHSTIRLPTLEEINQISDRLVPNTDNFGGFLKNTDFFQDLKDFIKSLEKEPCKLFDPYYVEKKLMFDKPEVNASHCNDKKKKMFLYNYQIHLIIYEDSENELCKNLKK, from the exons atggaaaattttgtaCAAGCAATTTCAGTTGCGAATAGTTACTTCGCTTTGGCCGATGGTCTCGCCGACGGTATACACAATTATCTTTCGGAGGATGTGATTCTCGATTGGTTTGGATGGATAGTCGAAGGTAGGAAAAACGTGTCTGCCTTTATGGAATCTCACGATTCGAGGCATATATTCTCCTACATCGTGCCGACAACTAACatcaattacaaaaagaaaaaattgaaacg ACTTTTCAAGTTTCGATCGTATTGTCGTCAAAATCATCaggaatttgtaaaaaaagatttcgtcGATAATAATAAGGAGGCGAGGGACGACGAGTCGTTACATCGAGAAGTGGAAACTCGGTCATCGAATTGTGACTTCGTAACCAATgttaatcaaaatgaaatcgaTGCAAAGGAAATCAGCGCGATGAATGACGCGTCTTTCGATGACGATTTGAGCGAGGGTGatcttttcaatctttttaagCTTGAGATCTCGACGTCCAGCACAGAAGAGATCGAGGAGAGCATTAATAGGATAAAATTGGAAGAGGAAATGGCACCAACCATCAAAGCTATCAAGAGACAGAATGGTCCAGGAGATGAAAACGTTGTCGTTGGATTGAGCACACCTAAATACATAGAGACTTACGGCGAAATGGAATTCTCGCGGAGATATTGGAAACGAG gaATAACTAGATTGAACAGCACAATGAACATAAcagatattttgtttaatcgtACCATAGATATTTGCAATGCGTATTCCGTGCCTATGTCTAGTGTGCACACTTGGAGACGGCCGTGTAAGTTACAAATCGCGTACAGCACCGAACATCCAACTCTGAAATtatcatcgaataaaaaaaatacggaAAAAGATAAGGTGCGATTTGGACACTCCACGATCAGATTGCCCACCTTGGAGGAAATCAATCAAATTAGCGATAGGCTAGTGCCGAATACGGACAATTTCGGTGGTTTTTTGAAGAACACCGATTTCTTCCAAGATCTCAAAGATTTCAtaaaaagtttggaaaaagaaCCCTGTAAGTTATTCGATCCTTATTACGTGGAGAAAAAACTGATGTTTGACAAACCAGAGGTCAACGCGAGTCATTGTaacgataagaaaaagaaaatgtttctatataattatcagaTTCATCTGATAATATACGAGGATAGCGAGAACGAGCTTtgcaagaatttaaaaaagtaa
- the LOC725144 gene encoding uncharacterized protein LOC725144 isoform X1, producing the protein MPRRGRARLMMQYPNIDIQEGRRIRSVRRRLFQDDDDDNETESGRNSRIEDNVANCFFEEARKYRENAKERWNFDFEKEEPLPGRYVWVKLDQHGNEIRNPLEANSRVENIQTMQEEDAQDDDVTMQDHAEDKDDDKMTDST; encoded by the exons GGCTCGACTCATGATGCAATATCCAAACATCGATATACAAGAGGGGAGAAGGATTCGTAGCGTGCGAAGAAGACTTTTTCAAGACGACGATGACGATAATGAAACGGAATCGGGGCGAAATTCCCGTATCGAGGACAATGTTGCCAATTGTTTTTTCGAAGAGGCTCGAAAATACCGAGAGAAC GCTAAGGAGAGATGGAACTTCGACTTCGAGAAGGAGGAACCTCTACCCGGTCGTTACGTATGGGTGAAGCTTGATCAACACGGAAATGAAATTCGTAATCCGCTGGAGGCGAACAGCCGAGTAGAAAATATACAAACGATGCAGGAAGAAGACGCACAAGACGATGACGTTACGATGCAAGATCATGCGGAGGATAAGGATGACGATAAAATGACTGATAGTACGtga
- the LOC102653940 gene encoding cyclin-dependent kinase inhibitor 1, whose amino-acid sequence MSARVLNPVMMTEMSRNLGGGRTVPSRAALARVRRDLFGPVDHAAARALAERELRAQSILDAERWGFDFHLEIPRANSRYEWELVTPQDVVPEPYALRGMPYLRKHAPSTPRKVRDSSPTTRFLRKDLSSPVTPILSKSERTPPQEPRVPQIGEITTNDLFDFDSDKKTYIVEPTTPVLPTSATRKQSSITDYMKSRKRSLNGSAKSMIEPPEKIARNAGQIRS is encoded by the exons ATGAGCGCTCGAGTGTTGAATCCGGTGATGATGACGGAAATGAGCAGGAATTTGGGTGGAGGACGAACGGTGCCGAGCAGAGCAGCCCTTGCTCGTGTTCGAAGGGACCTATTCGGACCCGTCGATCACGCCGCGGCTCGTGCATTGGCGGAACGAGAGCTTCGCGCTCAATCCATACTCGATGCCGAGAGATGGGGATTTGACTTTCACTTGGAAATACCAAGAGCTAATTCAAGGTACGAGTGGGAGTTGGTTACACCACAGGATGTGGTACCCGAACCCTATGCCCTACGAGGTATGCCCTACTTAAGGAAACACGCGCCTAGTACACCACGAAAAGTACGGGATTCATCGCCCACCACAAGATTTCTCCGTAAAGATCTTTCGTCGCCAGTAACTCCAATTCTCTCGAAATCTGAAAGAACGCCGCCGCAAGAGCCGAGAGTACCGCAAATCGGTGAAATCACAACCAACGATCTGTTCGATTTTGACTCGGATAAGAAAACGTATATCGTCGAACCTACTACCCCCGTTTTACCAACCTCCGCAACGAGGAAACAGTCCTCTATAACCG ACTATATGAAGAGTCGTAAACGTAGCCTAAACGGTAGCGCGAAGAGCATGATAGAGCCGCCGGAGAAGATCGCTCGCAACGCGGGTCAGATACGCAGCTAA
- the LOC725144 gene encoding uncharacterized protein LOC725144 isoform X4 translates to MMQYPNIDIQEGRRIRSVRRRLFQDDDDDNETESGRNSRIEDNVANCFFEEARKYRENAKERWNFDFEKEEPLPGRYVWVKLDQHGNEIRNPLEANSRVENIQTMQEEDAQDDDVTMQDHAEDKDDDKMTDST, encoded by the exons ATGATGCAATATCCAAACATCGATATACAAGAGGGGAGAAGGATTCGTAGCGTGCGAAGAAGACTTTTTCAAGACGACGATGACGATAATGAAACGGAATCGGGGCGAAATTCCCGTATCGAGGACAATGTTGCCAATTGTTTTTTCGAAGAGGCTCGAAAATACCGAGAGAAC GCTAAGGAGAGATGGAACTTCGACTTCGAGAAGGAGGAACCTCTACCCGGTCGTTACGTATGGGTGAAGCTTGATCAACACGGAAATGAAATTCGTAATCCGCTGGAGGCGAACAGCCGAGTAGAAAATATACAAACGATGCAGGAAGAAGACGCACAAGACGATGACGTTACGATGCAAGATCATGCGGAGGATAAGGATGACGATAAAATGACTGATAGTACGtga
- the LOC100578654 gene encoding uncharacterized protein LOC100578654 isoform X2 produces the protein MENFVQAISVANSYFALADGLADGIHNYLSEDVILDWFGWIVEGRKNVSAFMESHDSRHIFSYIVPTTNINYKKKKLKRLFKFRSYCRQNHQEFVKKDFVDNNKEARDDESLHREVETRSSNCDFVTNVNQNEIDAKEISAMNDASFDDDLSEGDLFNLFKLEISTSSTEEIEESINRIKLEEEMAPTIKAIKRQNGPGDENVVVGLSTPKYIETYGEMEFSRRYWKRDICNAYSVPMSSVHTWRRPCKLQIAYSTEHPTLKLSSNKKNTEKDKVRFGHSTIRLPTLEEINQISDRLVPNTDNFGGFLKNTDFFQDLKDFIKSLEKEPCKLFDPYYVEKKLMFDKPEVNASHCNDKKKKMFLYNYQIHLIIYEDSENELCKNLKK, from the exons atggaaaattttgtaCAAGCAATTTCAGTTGCGAATAGTTACTTCGCTTTGGCCGATGGTCTCGCCGACGGTATACACAATTATCTTTCGGAGGATGTGATTCTCGATTGGTTTGGATGGATAGTCGAAGGTAGGAAAAACGTGTCTGCCTTTATGGAATCTCACGATTCGAGGCATATATTCTCCTACATCGTGCCGACAACTAACatcaattacaaaaagaaaaaattgaaacg ACTTTTCAAGTTTCGATCGTATTGTCGTCAAAATCATCaggaatttgtaaaaaaagatttcgtcGATAATAATAAGGAGGCGAGGGACGACGAGTCGTTACATCGAGAAGTGGAAACTCGGTCATCGAATTGTGACTTCGTAACCAATgttaatcaaaatgaaatcgaTGCAAAGGAAATCAGCGCGATGAATGACGCGTCTTTCGATGACGATTTGAGCGAGGGTGatcttttcaatctttttaagCTTGAGATCTCGACGTCCAGCACAGAAGAGATCGAGGAGAGCATTAATAGGATAAAATTGGAAGAGGAAATGGCACCAACCATCAAAGCTATCAAGAGACAGAATGGTCCAGGAGATGAAAACGTTGTCGTTGGATTGAGCACACCTAAATACATAGAGACTTACGGCGAAATGGAATTCTCGCGGAGATATTGGAAACGAG ATATTTGCAATGCGTATTCCGTGCCTATGTCTAGTGTGCACACTTGGAGACGGCCGTGTAAGTTACAAATCGCGTACAGCACCGAACATCCAACTCTGAAATtatcatcgaataaaaaaaatacggaAAAAGATAAGGTGCGATTTGGACACTCCACGATCAGATTGCCCACCTTGGAGGAAATCAATCAAATTAGCGATAGGCTAGTGCCGAATACGGACAATTTCGGTGGTTTTTTGAAGAACACCGATTTCTTCCAAGATCTCAAAGATTTCAtaaaaagtttggaaaaagaaCCCTGTAAGTTATTCGATCCTTATTACGTGGAGAAAAAACTGATGTTTGACAAACCAGAGGTCAACGCGAGTCATTGTaacgataagaaaaagaaaatgtttctatataattatcagaTTCATCTGATAATATACGAGGATAGCGAGAACGAGCTTtgcaagaatttaaaaaagtaa